A genome region from Bacillaceae bacterium IKA-2 includes the following:
- a CDS encoding prephenate dehydrogenase, giving the protein MNKRKVAVIGLGLIGGSIALAIKKEHSNCLVFGYDIKEDQAKMAKSLGVIDEIVDNIEAAVADADLIILATPVTKTEELLLELVNYELKPAAIITDVGSTKQNIVAKSLGLATKNVTFIGGHPMAGSHKTGVAAAKAHLFENAFYIITPSSETNMNKVIHLQNWLKGTKAKFIEMTPQQHDQLVGIISHFPHLIAASLVHQVANIQKDEPLLAELAAGGFRDITRIASASPIMWRDILIQNKEILLSLLSRWEKEMEHVKGLIERADDKNIFEYFQTAKTFRDQLPTKQKGAIPSFYDLFVDVPDHPGVISDVTAILAKEQISITNIRILEARMDIMGVLRLSFRSDPDRDRALICLTDNLYETYIST; this is encoded by the coding sequence TTGAATAAACGGAAAGTAGCAGTCATAGGATTAGGGTTAATTGGTGGATCGATCGCTTTAGCGATAAAGAAAGAACATTCAAACTGTCTTGTGTTTGGATATGATATCAAAGAAGATCAAGCAAAGATGGCAAAATCATTAGGCGTTATTGATGAAATTGTTGATAATATTGAAGCTGCAGTTGCCGATGCGGACTTAATCATCCTAGCAACACCTGTTACGAAAACAGAAGAGCTACTCCTAGAGTTAGTAAACTATGAATTAAAGCCAGCGGCAATTATTACAGATGTAGGTAGTACAAAACAAAATATTGTTGCAAAATCACTTGGATTAGCGACGAAAAATGTAACTTTTATTGGTGGACATCCAATGGCAGGTTCCCATAAAACAGGAGTAGCAGCAGCCAAGGCCCACCTTTTTGAAAATGCTTTTTACATAATAACACCTTCAAGTGAAACGAATATGAATAAGGTTATACACTTGCAAAATTGGTTAAAAGGAACAAAAGCGAAGTTTATTGAAATGACGCCTCAGCAACATGATCAATTAGTTGGAATTATTAGTCATTTTCCGCATCTTATTGCTGCAAGTCTTGTTCATCAAGTAGCGAATATTCAAAAAGATGAACCGCTGTTGGCTGAATTAGCAGCGGGTGGTTTTCGTGACATTACTCGAATTGCGTCGGCTAGTCCAATCATGTGGCGTGATATCCTTATACAAAATAAAGAAATATTGCTTTCGCTCTTAAGCAGGTGGGAAAAAGAAATGGAACACGTAAAGGGTCTGATTGAGCGAGCCGATGATAAAAATATTTTTGAATACTTTCAAACGGCAAAGACTTTTCGTGATCAATTACCAACCAAGCAAAAAGGTGCGATACCGTCTTTTTATGATTTATTTGTTGATGTTCCTGACCACCCAGGGGTCATTTCCGATGTAACAGCAATACTAGCTAAAGAACAAATAAGCATTACAAACATTAGAATTCTAGAAGCTCGTATGGATATAATGGGTGTTTTAAGGTTAAGTTTCCGCTCCGATCCAGACCGAGACCGAGCCTTAATTTGTTTAACAGACAATCTTTACGAAACATACATCAGCACTTAA